AAGTTTTCCTGCGAAGAAAAAAGATAAGTAGCGTCGCCGGAATCAACGGGAGTAAAATCGGCTTCGTTGCCACCGCAAGCCCCAGAGCGACACCGGCAAGTACGTAGTGTCGATGGGTTGAAGTGTTTCTTGTTTCAAGACGGTAGACGGCGTACAAGAAAAGCAATAGGTAGAACAATCCGGGTATCTCTGCAAGAAAATTCTTGCCGTTTCCAAAGATTGAGGGAAATGATGACACGACCACTACTGTTGCGAGAGCACTCAAAAAACCTGCCAGCTGATACGAAAAAAAGAAAACCGTCCAAAAGAATGCCACGAGAAAGAGAACTGCCGCGACACGTAAACTAAGTAAATTTTTACCTAATATCTTCACCACCACAGCCGCTGGGTATAAATAGGGGTAACCGCCGGTAATGCGAGACCCGGAGGTAACAAGATCCGGGGAAGTGCGCACGCCCAGTTGCCCCACGTCCACAATATTGAATGCTGCCTGGCCATACCAACCTTCGTCCATCCAGGTAGGCGGATTCTCGGTAAGGTGATGGGTGGACTCAAAAAGGAAAAACAAAAAAACAACGGCGATACTGCCTACGCGTACATATCGGTTCTCAAACATATTCTTGATGGACTCCATTGGTAGCAATAATACTACAGGTAAATATCGATTTAGACAACTTCTTTCAGTTCGGCCAGCAATTGCTCGGGGCTTGCGAAAATAGAGATAAAATATGCATCGACGCGAAGCTGTTTTTCGAAAACTCTTCGCGCTTCCTTTTGCATGGCAATCAAAGAGTTGCTCGTTTGCTCACGGTAAAATTTTGAGATGATTTCTGGACTATCCATGATCTCTGGGTATGGAATTCGTACTAGACATTTTGAGTAGTCGAGCGTACCTTCAAAGGGCAACACCGTTTCGGTATCGAGTAACACCGGTATACGACCAAGGCTCATGATTTCGTAGAGACGAGCTGAGTCATTCATGTCACCTCGTACCGCGAGCGAAAAGTTTGATTGCTTGATATTGGCCACAAACTCCTGACGACCGGCGTCGGCCGCCACGGTAATCGTATTCTTATGCAAAAAGAACGCACTGCGTCGAATGAACTTAGATTCTATGAGTGTTGACTGCTCTAATCTGTGCAGTATTTTCTTACGAAAGTATATTCCCTGTTTTAGGGTTTCCAGCTCTGGAGTATGTGTAAGTGACTTTTGTACGTTGATGAATTGATGATACAACATCGCGCGCGCGCGTTGTCGCAGACTGGCGTACTCTGCCCAACCGCAAAATCCAACCGACGGTTTTGTATGCGCCTTGGCTTGATAATCGATCCCCCACCGAGCACCGAGATCTTCGACAAACAGCGGGAGCTTGATTTCGTTCCTTTTCTTTTTGAAACGATATAGGGCATTCTTGAAAATGATCGCTTCGGGAATATCAATATCGTAGTCGATGTCGCCGTAAGCGAAAATAATCAGTCGCTTATGCTGAAGTTTTGCCAAGTCAACATAATGGGAGAAGAGTTCCTGATTATCCTTGATCTGCCCATAGTTATGCGGTAGCAAAATAAAATCAGCGTCCTCGGGCCGGCCGGTAATCGCTACGACCGGCTCGGTAAACTGCTTGAATATGCCATCACTAAAAAGACTCTTCCCCGCTCGGTGTTGGATCTTAAAGTTCGGGTAGAGCAGATGGGTCAGCGATACTCCTTGTTGAGTTTTATCGTAGTATATCTTTATCATAAGATTCCTTTTTCTTTTGCACGGTCGACTATCGAAAGCACACGCGCTTTGGTTGAATGTGTGTCGAGAATTGTTTGATATTCATCGACATCACGGTCAAATTTCCATTCGTTTGTTTTCAGTAGGATTCCGAGCTTCTCTAGTTGTACTTCAAATTCATTGATATTTTTAAACTGAAATATCCTTTGATACTCGAGCATACTACTCCCCAATTCGTAAATATCGATTTGTTCCGTAAGCAAGGTACAGTTGTTGGCCAAAATCTCCCAAAAGCGCAGGGTGTCGAATCCGCCGCCGCCAACCGAGATACCAACTTTTGTTCGTGCAAGAATGTCATAAAATCTATCTTGCGACCTTTGACTCCGGAAGTCACGATTAAACAAAGAGCTGGTATGTTTTGTGGCATAGGTAAATCCATTCTTATGACACCATGACTCTAAAAATTCTGTCGCCTCGCGTCGAAGTGGCGGATACTTGTCTTGACCAAAGATACAGGCAAAGTCAACGTCCTTCTTTTGGCCTTGCTGATAGTGTATGTAACGCCGCTCGATGCCGAAAGGTAACGGAATGATATTGTGGCTATAGGGCTTTTCACGCCGAAAATAGAGCGCGCATTTCTTTAACATTTCCCGATTGATTGCTCCTCTGCCCTCGTACGTTCCTTCAATGACTTTTCTCTGGATCTCTCTGTCGTATCGATTATTCTTACCGAGTTCGCTACCGTCAATATATGCCGTCCTCCCCCATCGATCCACGCGTGCCGCGAGATTGTATTGCGAACCGAACTTGTTTGAGAGCAGTAGAATAAGATCGGCTTTTTGCGCCGCTTCAATTGAATGTTCGTCCACAAAAAAATAGTCGATTGCTTGGTCTTGCTTCAGAGCATCAAGGCCATCAAGAATCGTCTCGACAAGATAATCCTGGCCATCGAGTGTAGAAATTACGGCAATATTATATCTCATGTTTCGAAAGGCTTGCGATCAGCTCGTTCACTATTGATTTTGGCTGCAAATTCTTACAGTAATACTCATAAACATTTTTTGAAATGGTTCCAGAAAATCCTCTATCCGAATAGAGTTTCAATATCTTTTCGGCCAAATCCTTGCCGTCTGCTGCTCGGCAACCGAGGTAGTGTTGATTATCGACAAAATACTCCTGTAGCGCCGGCGTGTTTGCGGTGATAATAGGTTTTTGCATCGCCGCGTACTGGTAAAACTTATTTGGAATCACTCGAGCTGCTTTTTCTGAAGCACCGAATATTCCGAGGCAAATATCGAACCCCGCAATAATACGCGGTAGTTGTTCTTGGGGGACAGCTGGTAAGCAGTTAACTGAAGATTCAAGCTTATATTTCTGTATAAGCTTGAATATGTTTTTCTCATCTTGGCCAGAACCAACGAGCGTGAATGTAATATCAGCGTGTTCGCGCAAAATTTTAGCCGCTTCAATAATATACTGTGCACCGTGGAGCGGTGAGAACATCCCCGTAAACCCAACAACGAAATTTGTGTGAGGTGGCATTGGTAATGGTCTAAAAATCTCTGGGTTCGCCGATACCGGCACGCGAATGAATTTTTTAACCGAAACACCGAACGCCTTTGTTATGTATGTAATATGCTCGTTGGTATCCAATAAAATACACGAAACGAGATGTGCACTATACCAGTCATAGAACCAGTCACGTAACCCGCGCATACCCCATCCTGTGTACAATCTCCTGTCGAGTACGTTTGTGTCGTATAACGACAGAAACATGTCTATAATGGCCTTTTTGCCCCACAGAAGACATGCTATCCAATAAACGCTCTGTCCAGGGAACCCAACGATAACAACATCGAACATCCTGCGTTTTTTCAGCTGAAAACCTTCATGTAACAATTGCCAATATTTGCTAAATCCCGAGTATTTTTTTGGATCAACTCTGCACTCGACAACCTCTACCCCGTTTTCTCTTAATCCCATCATTAACACCTGGTTACGGGCATATTCGGGGTCATAGATTCCAAAATAACAAATCTTCATTTCAGATATTTTGTGATTTTTGTAATCAGCTTCTGTAACCCGAATTTTTCTGACCAGTCTTTTTGCAATTCTTGAATTGCTGTCCCGTTTCCAGAACCAACATACTTTAGGATTTTTTCTGCCAAATCTTCCGGGTCTCGATACTTTATCATAAATTCTTCTGTGTAGTTACCGAAATATACCCCGAAGGCT
Above is a window of Candidatus Paceibacterota bacterium DNA encoding:
- a CDS encoding exostosin family protein; amino-acid sequence: MIKIYYDKTQQGVSLTHLLYPNFKIQHRAGKSLFSDGIFKQFTEPVVAITGRPEDADFILLPHNYGQIKDNQELFSHYVDLAKLQHKRLIIFAYGDIDYDIDIPEAIIFKNALYRFKKKRNEIKLPLFVEDLGARWGIDYQAKAHTKPSVGFCGWAEYASLRQRARAMLYHQFINVQKSLTHTPELETLKQGIYFRKKILHRLEQSTLIESKFIRRSAFFLHKNTITVAADAGRQEFVANIKQSNFSLAVRGDMNDSARLYEIMSLGRIPVLLDTETVLPFEGTLDYSKCLVRIPYPEIMDSPEIISKFYREQTSNSLIAMQKEARRVFEKQLRVDAYFISIFASPEQLLAELKEVV
- a CDS encoding glycosyltransferase, with product MKICYFGIYDPEYARNQVLMMGLRENGVEVVECRVDPKKYSGFSKYWQLLHEGFQLKKRRMFDVVIVGFPGQSVYWIACLLWGKKAIIDMFLSLYDTNVLDRRLYTGWGMRGLRDWFYDWYSAHLVSCILLDTNEHITYITKAFGVSVKKFIRVPVSANPEIFRPLPMPPHTNFVVGFTGMFSPLHGAQYIIEAAKILREHADITFTLVGSGQDEKNIFKLIQKYKLESSVNCLPAVPQEQLPRIIAGFDICLGIFGASEKAARVIPNKFYQYAAMQKPIITANTPALQEYFVDNQHYLGCRAADGKDLAEKILKLYSDRGFSGTISKNVYEYYCKNLQPKSIVNELIASLSKHEI